The segment ATTTGGCCTTCCAAGGGTTTCTTAAAGGTTTTTAGTCGCTTTAAGTCGAACAAATTAGCATCTCTCTGAAAATCTCTCTAGATTTGACCTAAAAATCGGtatttatagtttccaaaaaattAGTCCCCATGTTGTGACACAATGCTCGCCACGACGTGAGAGACAGTTTTAATATGTATGCCCCAAGTCTTCGTGCAAATCATCGGGAAGGTTCTTATGCAAGACATGTCACCACATCGTGGCATATATGTGGCCACAACGTGCAGTTCTCTTTATGcacattttcttctcttctttccctCTTGATGCATGCTCCAACCTCCAAGTTTCCAACTTTGTCCAATTTTGGTCATTTTCCTTGATAATGTCCTTTTTGGCTACAAAATAGAATATATACTTTATAAGCACCAAATATCTTTATAATTAACCAAAATGTAGCTAAAATGTAGTTAAATAAGGCATCAATATATGTGTAAATATAGCAATATCACACGTCTTAGGTgtaaaacttttataaaatagaagGACAAGGATTAGAAAAATATATTGAAACAAGAGAACTAAATATTAGAATGAACTTATGAAGTTCTAAATCTATGTATTGTATCAATTCTATCGGAATTGAAGGGGAGTGAAAGAAATCAAAGAACGAAGACAAGATGAAGAAATATAAGTTAGAAGATCTAACTTCTTGAAGTAAGTACATATAAATTTTAAACTTGGATACATGTCATAGAAGTTATATTGTCTTTATAGGGAAATCTGGAAAAAAAATCACTAAAGTTTAACTCTATTAACGCAAAAGTCATCTTTTTTTTTGCAATTAAGCCTAAGAAATCGGTAGACACTTGCAAAATAATACTTGTACCAGTTAATGCCGGTTTTCAGGGCCAAATTGTAAATAAACATATGATTTTttctagggatgtcaaaaagtttCAAGGGACCCCGATCCCATGGGGGCCCTGTCCCGTATGGAGGTATTTGCTGAAAAACATCGGGGACGGGAGCGGGGGCGGGGGCAtggttaacccccgttttaatttcgggggtGAGGACGGGGGTTGGCAGtcccgtcccgaaacccccaTGGGGGTCTcgataataaattatatatatttacatatattaattatataaatataataaacaatagaATGATTTTTACGTaccaaaattcaacaaaaaacatgtttttaagttgtttacaatatataaaattatgttataaataactatttgtTATCCAAAAAATAATTTCTTTTAGCCCAAACATGAACATTTTTTAGCCCAAACTTTTTCATTAATAAAGATTAAAGTTTAAGGATTTTTCTCAagatttttctttttatatatatactaaattaatttgaagaaaagtcatatttatttattaaaaaacacAATAATGATATTTTATTTGTAATTCTCTTTAgcaaatattataattaaaatcatAAAGATGCCATTATATCCTATAAAACTTAAGAGGATTTTGTAGATTTGTTGCAAGAATCACATTTCTAAGCCACATGCTACTTCATTGTTGAATTTTCAGGTCTTAAGTGTAAAACTTTTACCATAAAACTGAAGCCTACCGAAAAGTCTCTCACAATCGAACGACACCTCAAAAGATAAAGACTTACTAAAGGTTATTATTCCCAAATAGAGCTCCATTATACAGACTATGTGGCTTAGAAATGTGCTCTTTAAGACAAATCAACAAATGTTCGATTAATTGTATTTatcatatatttttataactattgTAGAACAACTTAAACTTAATTTGGTCACTTTTAAAAAATTAGAAACTCTCTTCATTGTAATTCTTTACACTTAAGTCACTTTTTATACACCTAATACCTAGAAATTTAACAATAAAGATAGCATATGGCCTAGAAACGTGCACCATATGACAAAATCAACAAAGTCCTCTTAAATTATATATGATGTAAATAACATCTTTATGATTGTAGTTATCATACATAATATAAgaaaactttgttgatttgtcatATGGTACGTGTTTCTAAGCCACATGCTAAATATCCAAGTCTTTGGTGTAAAAAAGATGTGACTTAGTTGTAAAGAACGACAATGGAATGAGTTTCTATTTTTGTAGAAATGACCAAATTAAGTTCAACTTGGTTTACAACATATAACTTATATGCCAACATGGTTAAATAGTTGCACAGAATGTTATAAGAGCTATAATGGTTATAAAAAAGCATGCTACAAATTTTATATAGTTTTGATATTTATTGAAATGAAATCACAAAAATAAAcccaaaaatgatatatatatatatatatatatatatatatatatatatatatatatatatatatatatatatatatatatatatatatattattgtgttttttaataaataaaaataagttttttagtGAAATGGGTGTGTGTGGTATCTTTCATTTgtgttttttaataaataaatatgaggttttttcaaattaattttatacctataaaaaaAATCTTCGGTAAAATCCTTAAACTTTAATCctattaacaaaaaataaaaatcatcttTGATTGTTTATTTACAGTTTGGTCTTAAAACATGCATTAACGTCTATAAGGATTATTTTGTAAGTGTACCGGTTATTCAGgtttaattgaaaaaaataagTTATCAAAGAATGACTATTACATTGCCAAAACTTCAAGgaatttttttttgcatttttttttactttataaaTGGGAATTTTATTCACATACTATTTTTATGTGTTTCTAATTAACATTCTGTCATATATCTTCAAATTCATCTTAAAATGTCAATCTTCTTAcaagttaaattaaaaaaatccagtTAAATAGATTTGGTCAAAACTCATACCAAACTCTAATTGTTGAAAAGTCAACTCTCAAGCTCAAAGCTTTTGAATTTAATTCCAACCTATCTATTGATTAAAACATAATTTAATTACTTTAAAGTTTAAATTAACACAATttggaattttaatcaatcaatattacttaattttatttaaaaaaatcatttaataAAAAATCACAACTAAAGTTTAAAACGTCCAACTCCAAATCATCAAAAATAAGAAGATTCAAAATCGATCATCCTCCATACATTTGGCTCAAGTACTTTTACATTAGGGACTTTCCAAGTCAATTTCCCTAAGTAAATTCAAGTTGCAAATGGTGAATCTATGTTATGCAAATCCAATTACGGATGCCTtttcaatataaataaaaacattaactATAAGTTTGTAACATTAAATAGTTTTACAGCTTAATTAATGATGTAAAGCCAAGCCTCTCATTATCCATTAAAGGAACCAAAAATTAAACGTGCAAAATGGCCACATATAATTCAATCCATTACGCAACTACACATGGTATCAATTGGTACGAAACCGATTTATTTTTCGTATTAGTTTACAAAAAAGATAAAAGCAAATCGCATGCCAATCCGGATATAACCAAAAGCAGTCAAACTGTGGTTCTCATGAgtttctagtttttctacagaTCTCATTTTTTCAACAATAAAAATACAAAACACTCTTTTTTCCCAAAACGCCCTTCGAATTTCAATCTACAGACTATGACCACCCAAAGACATAGTCAAGAACATACACCAAAACAAGGGAGAAGGGATAGAGGGCGAAAGCAATGAAAGATGTCCATAGAGGAAAAGTTGTACGCAAACTTCCGAAAACGCCCATCACAATGCAAACAATGAGAATCACAAGGACCTCAGACGAAAAATCCCAAGTTAGTCCTCTCACATACACAAGTGCTAAAAACACCGATAGGCATAGGATATTATTCATTGTTACTGCTCCATATAACTGTAAAACAAATTAAAAGGTTAAACGGAAACATAACATTtcatttagagtaaattacatttttggtccctaagtaCTGTTGttttttgcaaatttggtcccaaTAAAGTTTCCTTATTTGAATcacgaaaaaaaaaacaagagaGAGAAAAACGAACCTCGGAGAATGTGAGGGAGGCGGATCTTTTCTTTTTGCGGGTGGCGAAGATGATTGCAGAGACGGCTTCACTGGAATTGGTTGCTAATGGCAATGCGATGAAGGAGATGAAGAAAGAAGgaatgcttgttgctgctgaaaaCCCATCAACTGCACCCACAAGAGGATCCGCAAAAGATGCTGCAATTATAGTCcccaatattaaaaataaaacagcTTTTATTGTGGTGCCACGTGGATCATCCACCCCTTCCTCTTCATCTTCCCCCGCATCGTCTCCTAGAAGATCATGTTGCTTTTTCGTCTcctgaaaaattcattttttatgtTATGAACTTATGATGTTTTTGGTTcatggaattggaattggaatcgGAGATTCCATTCCTACCTCATAATAGTCATGAATGTACTTCAATGTGTCAGGTCCAGCAAGAGGAGTATTTATTTTAGTAGTTTTGGCCTCCTCAAGCCATTTTCCAATTCCATCAATAAATTCATCAAAATCAATCTCATTGTTCTGAGAAGTATCAAAATCCTTCATAACTCTATCAACAGCATCTTCTTCTTTCAAATTAATTTCATGTAATCTCATTCCCACAACCAATGCCCTTAACTCAGTATGTGAAAGCTTCTCATTTCCATTCACATCAATCGACTTAAATAGCCTGTCATACATCTTTGTATAAGTTTCTTAAgtcacatatatataataaatacacTGAAAATAcacaaaagttttaaaaaaaaaaaaaaaaaaaaaaaaaagaacttacTTTTCTAGAACTTCTTTGTTAGGTTCACCTTGATCAGTCAAGAGTCTTCCAAGAGCACGCATCTTTAAGTACTTAAGAATTCTAGATCTTACATGCTTGTGTTTTGCAAAAGCAAGACGTCTTTTTTGTAATTTAGGCTGCAtaacctgaaaaaaaaaaaaaaaaaaaaagattctcAAATGAAATCACATGAACAATTGAAaatttgttataaaatataaatatttacttACCTGATAAACACAGTATGCAATTAAAAGAGAAACAGAGACTATAAGACCGAGTAAAACAGACAAGTGTCTTCCAGAATCTGAATGCATAATTTGTGGGAATTGAACAACGATAAATGGGATCACAGATACAGCCATGATCATCCCAGAATAGCTTGTCCAAATATCAGTGCTTACACCAGAACCTGCAGTGGTTAAATTACTGATTTACCCTTCTTGGAATGTTTGATGAGAGGAGGGATGTAAACTGTAAAATACCTAGTAAGCTGAAGCCTTTAGTATCTGTGTTATCTACTGCAACTGAGTTTTCTATATCACATTTCCCAACAATGATGCATGTGCCCCATATTACAGTGATAAGCATGACTGTTGACCCAGCTAATAAACCCATTCCTACAGACACCTGATCTTGAGCAACTTCAACACTTCCAGATAATCCAGATACTACAAGAAGGAAATAGATTGTAAGATATACACATGTATAAAATGTTAGAAATTAATCTATTGATGTTGTAACTAATAAGCAAGATTCATGTAGTGTGGGGTAAAAAAACCTAGGCTTTAAGGTtatgatttctttttttttttttgtttgaaataAAAGTTCTAAGCATATACTCTGAACTACGATTTTTCTttaatttgagtttttttttatgCTTAAACGTTGCTCTCAAAATATCTTTGCCTAATAGTAATAGCCCAAGTTTCTTTTCCGATTTTTTTTTTCCGATCTTAATCAATAGAAAATCCTTAATAGGAATTGGATTCTAGCAAAAGTGTAACTCTGGATCTTGAAATGAAAAGCCCCACACA is part of the Lactuca sativa cultivar Salinas chromosome 7, Lsat_Salinas_v11, whole genome shotgun sequence genome and harbors:
- the LOC111913570 gene encoding sodium/calcium exchanger NCL produces the protein MAHKSLLLLTISSLLIFTVVGRVITTTSTSDLVSDGVHDGYGGVLRLNPFVSAEEPEACEQSYGFLPCTNTALGNLFLILVYGYLMYLAATYLSAGSELLLEILGPGLVGGLLLPILGALPDAMLILVSGLSGSVEVAQDQVSVGMGLLAGSTVMLITVIWGTCIIVGKCDIENSVAVDNTDTKGFSLLGSGVSTDIWTSYSGMIMAVSVIPFIVVQFPQIMHSDSGRHLSVLLGLIVSVSLLIAYCVYQVMQPKLQKRRLAFAKHKHVRSRILKYLKMRALGRLLTDQGEPNKEVLEKLFKSIDVNGNEKLSHTELRALVVGMRLHEINLKEEDAVDRVMKDFDTSQNNEIDFDEFIDGIGKWLEEAKTTKINTPLAGPDTLKYIHDYYEETKKQHDLLGDDAGEDEEEGVDDPRGTTIKAVLFLILGTIIAASFADPLVGAVDGFSAATSIPSFFISFIALPLATNSSEAVSAIIFATRKKKRSASLTFSELYGAVTMNNILCLSVFLALVYVRGLTWDFSSEVLVILIVCIVMGVFGSLRTTFPLWTSFIAFALYPFSLVLVYVLDYVFGWS